One Pseudomonadota bacterium genomic window, CCTCACCGGATTCCCAATTATATACTTTGTAACCGTATAAACATCTTCATCCGATCTAAGAATATGATCATAAAAACTTTTCTGAAATTTAATCCCTTTTCCTTTTTTACGGCAATGCGATATAAATCTCCCTTTCAGATGTTTTACAAATTCAATGACATTTAAATTATCGGATGGTTCCGTCAGGATATGTACATGGTCCGGCATAATACAATAAGCATATAAAGGATTGTTTCCCTGTCTTGCCACTTCAATCATTAGGTTACATAATTCTCTTGCCATATCAGCATCATGAAAATATGGGCATCTTTTATGAGTGCCAATAATAATATGGACAACATTACCTTTCGCAGAATAGAGATCCTGATTTTTTAAACGGGGATGTTTACGATCTCTAAATTGCATGATTCATATTTGCCTCCGGCGGGGTATAAAACCCCGCATCTCCCGTAGGGCGGTATTTCACATGCCGCCACGTTTTGGCACCATCCGTAATTTTACTACCATTTTGTATTACACCGCCGTCATCATCCGGCGGGGTATAAAACCCCGCCCTACGTCTCAATCCCTCGTAGGGCGGTATTTCACATGCCGCCGTGTTTTGGCACCATCCGTTATTTAACTACCATTTTGCATTGCACCGCCACCATCTTTCGGCGGGGTATAAAACCCCGCCCTACGTTTCATTCTCCCGTAGGGCGGTATTTTACATGCCGCCATGGCATTCCCTCTGTGCCCTCTGTTAACTGTCAACTGTGAACCGGCAACCGTGAACCGTTCTTCTATCCCTGCTGCCAGCTCTGAGAAAGAATATTAATATATGTCTGGTCGTTTTGCATGGCGTTATATTTCTGTATTATATCCATTCCGGCATCGTTATTGATTGCGCTCATTGTGTTTACGATATTATCTATGTCCTGCCGGGTGATATACTGCCCGTCCGTTACTTCAAGGCGTTCTATACCGTTTGTGTAAAACCAGGATGTATTTTCAAACTGATCTGTAATCTTCATATAGTTGTTTTCATCTACGAACAGATAAAGGTCATCATCTTGTTTTACTATCACAGGTTCGGTTGAAGATATTCCGTCCGTCATCTTGATAATATCATTATCAAAATTAAAAAAGTAACCGGCGGGTTCGTTTATGATGTCCTTGCCATCCGTCCTGCTAAAGAGATAAGTATCACTGCCATACTCTCCGTTAAGTATGTCGTTGCCAGCGCCACCCCTGATGTTGTCTGAGCCACTGCCACCGTTTATTGTATCGTTTCCAGATCCTCCGTAAAGCGTATCGTTTCCTGATTCACCATAAAGCAAGTCTTCACCGTTTCCGCCTATAAGATTGTCATTGCCGGAGTTTCCATAAAGAATATCATTACCGTTGCCTCCGTCCATAGTGTCGGAAAATAAGGATCCGTAAATGGTATCATTGCCATCTTCGCCAAATAGTGCCCCTTGACCCATACCGCCATAAATCGTGTCATTACCTGATCCGGAATGGATTGTATCAGAACCCATAAAACCGTATATTGTATCGTCATGCCGTCCTGTCTGTATATTGTCGTTAAATATTGTTCCCCAGGTAACCTTCGATTCAATAACAAAATCGTTTATATCTATTTCCGGTTCGCCAGAAAAGGATACGTTCTCAATAGGCATTGTTCCATCAGGGTTTAATACTATATCAATTCCCTGATCCGTCTCGTTTCCTTCTTCGTCAAGAACCCGAAGATGTGCATATGTATCATCTTTTCTGATTACAGTATGGTCGAAATCAAGCCCTGTACCTAAGATTATCGTATCGCTTCCAGCGCTGTCATAAATACTATCAAGGCCGTCTCCGGTGTTATAAATATATTGATCGTTTCCATCTCCTCCGTATAAAATATCATTTCCGATTCCGCCGGTCAGTATATCATCACCGTCTCCTGCTTCAATTGTATCATTTCCTCCCAATCCGTATATCAAGTTGCTATGCATTGTTCCGATCAGGTTATCGTCATTTTCAGTACCCACAATGACATTAATTTGTACATCTATATTAAAAGAACTGGATACACTTACTCCGGCGCTATCCGTTGCGGTTACCTCTATAGATTTTGTACCAATACCAACCGCTGTGCCGCTGAAAGTCATTGTTTCCGCATCAAATGTCAGCCAGGATGGAAGTGGGGTTCCATCAGAAAGAGTTGCACTGTAAGTCAGGCTGTCGCCTAAATCGATGTCAGCAAAGGTGTTGCCGGGAACTGTAAAGCTAAAGACGGTATCCTCCATTGTTGTCTGATCAGTAATCGGATATACAACAACCGGTGCATCGTTAACATTCTCTATTGTAAGATTGAATTCATCCGATACACTCTCACCAGCTGTATCAGTAGCCGTTATTTTAAGCGGCAGTATTCCGACATTGTCGTTGACTGGTGTGCCGCTGAAGGTTATTGTTTCCGCATCAAAAGTCAGCCAGGACGGAAGTGGGGTTCCATCGGCAAGTGTGGCACTGTATGTCAGACTGTCTCCTGCATCGATATCCGAAAAAGTGTTGCCCGGAACTGTAAAACTAAAAGCGGCATCCTCCATTGTTATCTGATCAGTAATCGGATTTTCAATAATCGGCGGTTGATTGAAAAAATCTGTAAGATTCTTTTGACTGCCATCGGCAAATTGCAAAGTTCGGACAACAAGGGAACCGGCAATTTCGTCTATATCAAAGTTCAGCAAATTAATAGCATCGCCATTACTGCCGACATTTATCAACAAGCTCCCGTTATTGTCTATAAGTGTGAGGTCGCTTGCTGTAATTCCCTCGCCGAAAAGGATTGTATTGCCTTCAGCAAGCGTGGAGGTATCCTCGATTGTATCAAAACCATCACCAATATTGAAAATATAGGTATCATTGCCCGCACCGCCTGAAAGCAGGTCAACACCTTCTCCGCCTGAAAGTATATCGGCTCCACCCTCTCCGTAAATTGAGTCATCTCCGGCATTGCCACTTAGAGTATCTGCTCCGTCCCCGCCATTCAAAATATTTGCGGCGGCGTTTCCGGTAATATTATTATCCAAATCATTACCTGTACCATCTATAGTATCTGAGCCTGAAAGAATAAGATTTTCAACATTTTCGGGAAGGCTGTAACTTATAGAAGTATTTACGCTGTCATCTCCTTCGTTTAATGATTCGATAACGCTGTCGCCTGTATTATCCACAAAATAGCTGTCATTGCCCAAACCGCCTGTCATAACATCAGCTCCGGTTCCGCCGTTTATAATATCGTTTCCGGCAAGACCCGAAATATTGTCATAAGCACTAGTTCCTGTTATATTGTCATCACCATCAGTTCCAGTGATATGAATGCCGTATTGTTGTATAAAATCAGCAAATGCTATTTCAGTAAAATTCTCAAACTCAAAAGTTTCTACTACTTTGGCAGTAGCTGCATCGTTTGGATCAAAACCGGGAAGAAGAATTCCGTCTCCACTGTTTCCAACATTTATCTTCAAAGTGGTGTTTTCAAAGGTAAGTGTTATATCAACCGGGGCAATACCTGGTCCGAATACTATCCTGTTTCCTTCTCCCGGAGCAGATATGTCATTTATTGTATC contains:
- a CDS encoding transposase produces the protein MQFRDRKHPRLKNQDLYSAKGNVVHIIIGTHKRCPYFHDADMARELCNLMIEVARQGNNPLYAYCIMPDHVHILTEPSDNLNVIEFVKHLKGRFISHCRKKGKGIKFQKSFYDHILRSDEDVYTVTKYIIGNPVRAGIEIRFGNYPYAGSLEFNL